The proteins below come from a single Saccharopolyspora sp. SCSIO 74807 genomic window:
- a CDS encoding FUSC family protein yields MDTGLNTEAGAPDLRRRQYAVAVLVTAVVATAGGWLFDLRTPALIGGLTAVFALVAAGGRSLRSDLHRFSWFGPALVLVMALGPVLYGIPVLAGSLVAVVVFGSGMLPALGEQYRVSGQTFAAATLFSSTTGIGSDQPAWMLFLCTVAGALFALVLRVLIGIGDSTRATRAAVARTLLEPGPGVLESAASAWRADGSTTWLGQVLAGAARFRAAREALLAQAEQADRIEAERLHRIVAEADLVAAELARAVRSRACSGLPAMARVDPAQAVVSAGGRQDLPEAVAGMNQGLDRIRGAVVQRVEAPASPPAPGGAKQRAIGGIKAHLSLRSSLFRHALRCTLAVGIGLVIVLLLHDPSASTLLLALYVVLAPAARDSMNGALERTGGAVLGVVFLAALITLLPGVYLLVPAVVAAMLLGVERLRTDYQVLLSSLIVITAVDQAMRLDRPLANVAISFASNTAVGAAIALGVGYVSFIVLPSSMVPDVRGAVRSTVWSVSELLRSVRAAGQGHQVQAAMQAAHVLALRRTQDLLGMPALLDDPESDEDQEATRAAAIALDALRQDVSTLAFRPEDEQAVAVPALQAVDQLLSGRPTAKVPDIQSAGAPATELLASSLVENALHARSAIDRTLGNQQPWKRYTINFVRTERLRIR; encoded by the coding sequence TTGGACACCGGCCTGAACACCGAGGCGGGGGCGCCGGATCTCCGGCGGCGCCAGTACGCGGTGGCCGTGCTCGTGACCGCGGTCGTGGCCACCGCGGGCGGCTGGTTGTTCGACCTGCGCACGCCCGCGCTGATCGGCGGGCTGACCGCGGTGTTCGCCCTGGTGGCGGCCGGTGGGCGGTCGCTGCGGTCGGATCTGCACCGGTTCTCCTGGTTCGGTCCGGCGCTGGTGCTGGTGATGGCGCTGGGACCGGTGCTCTACGGCATCCCGGTGCTGGCCGGGTCGCTGGTCGCGGTGGTCGTGTTCGGTTCCGGGATGCTGCCCGCGCTCGGCGAGCAGTACCGGGTCAGCGGGCAGACGTTCGCGGCGGCGACGTTGTTCTCCAGCACCACCGGCATCGGTAGCGACCAGCCCGCCTGGATGCTGTTCCTGTGCACCGTCGCAGGTGCGTTGTTCGCGCTGGTCCTGCGAGTGCTCATCGGCATCGGCGACTCGACCCGCGCGACCCGCGCGGCCGTCGCCCGCACGCTGCTCGAACCCGGGCCGGGGGTGTTGGAGTCGGCCGCGAGCGCTTGGCGCGCGGACGGCTCCACGACCTGGCTCGGGCAGGTGCTGGCCGGCGCGGCCCGGTTCCGCGCGGCCCGCGAGGCACTGCTGGCGCAGGCCGAGCAGGCCGACCGGATCGAAGCCGAGCGGCTGCACCGCATCGTCGCCGAGGCCGACCTCGTCGCCGCCGAACTCGCCCGCGCGGTGCGTTCCCGCGCCTGCAGCGGGCTGCCCGCGATGGCGCGCGTCGACCCCGCGCAGGCCGTGGTCTCCGCGGGCGGCAGGCAGGACCTGCCGGAAGCGGTCGCCGGGATGAACCAGGGGCTGGACCGGATCCGCGGCGCGGTCGTGCAGCGGGTCGAAGCGCCCGCCAGCCCGCCCGCGCCCGGCGGTGCCAAGCAGCGCGCGATCGGCGGCATCAAGGCTCACCTGTCGTTGCGGTCATCGCTGTTCCGGCACGCGTTGCGCTGCACGCTCGCGGTGGGGATCGGGCTGGTGATCGTGCTGCTGCTGCACGATCCGTCGGCGTCGACGCTGCTGCTCGCGCTGTACGTGGTGCTCGCGCCCGCGGCGCGGGACAGCATGAACGGGGCGCTGGAGCGGACCGGTGGCGCGGTGCTCGGCGTGGTCTTCCTCGCCGCGCTGATCACGCTGCTGCCGGGGGTGTACCTGCTGGTGCCCGCGGTGGTGGCGGCGATGCTGCTCGGGGTGGAGCGGCTGCGCACCGACTACCAGGTGCTGCTGAGCTCGTTGATCGTCATCACCGCGGTGGACCAGGCGATGCGGCTGGACCGGCCGCTGGCCAACGTCGCGATCAGCTTCGCGTCGAACACCGCGGTCGGCGCGGCCATCGCGCTCGGCGTCGGCTACGTCAGCTTCATCGTGCTGCCCAGCAGCATGGTGCCGGACGTGCGCGGTGCGGTCCGCTCCACCGTGTGGTCGGTCTCCGAGCTGCTGCGCAGCGTGCGCGCGGCCGGGCAGGGCCACCAGGTGCAGGCGGCGATGCAGGCCGCGCACGTGCTCGCGCTGCGGCGGACCCAGGACCTGCTCGGGATGCCCGCGCTGCTGGACGACCCGGAGTCGGACGAGGACCAGGAGGCCACCCGGGCCGCGGCGATCGCGCTGGACGCGCTGCGCCAGGACGTGTCGACGCTGGCGTTCCGGCCGGAGGACGAGCAGGCCGTCGCGGTGCCCGCGCTGCAGGCGGTGGACCAGCTGCTCAGCGGGCGGCCCACGGCGAAGGTGCCGGACATCCAGTCCGCCGGGGCTCCCGCGACCGAGCTGCTGGCGAGTTCGCTGGTGGAGAACGCGCTGCACGCGCGCTCGGCGATCGATCGGACGCTGGGCAATCAGCAGCCGTGGAAGCGCTACACGATCAACTTCGTGCGCACCGAACGCCTCCGCATCCGCTGA